From Geotalea uraniireducens Rf4:
CGGCGCCGTTATCCCGAGTTTCGCGAACTGATCAGGAAGGGAAAGAACTTTACCCAGGCGGATAAGGCGCTCCTTTTCGCCCGGCATAAAGACCTTCTCAACGAGATCATTCCCCTTTACAGGAAACTCCACGACGAGGGAAAGGCAGAACTGTCGGTCACCCCGTACTTCCATCCCATCCTGCCGCTATTGTGCGATATGAAAAGCGCCAGGACCGCCATGCCGAAGGTGATACTGCCGACCGTCCCGTTCAAATGCCCTGAAGATGCCCGGAGCCAGGTGGCGCGGGGGATTGCGTGCTTTGAGGAGTTTTTCGGTTTTACGCCGCAGGGGATGTGGCCTTCGGAGGGTTCGGTGAGCGACGAAGCGCTCGGCATTCTGGCCGAATGCGGTCTGGTCTGGGCTGCCACTGACGAAGGGGTATTGTCGCACACGCTCCACGGGGGGATCGGGGCGAGCCGGGAGGCGCTCTATCACCCTTACTCTTTTCAGCAGGGAGGGAAGGAGCTGGCTCTCTTTTTCCGTGACCACGCACTTTCCGACCGGATCGGTTTCACCTATTCCCAATGGGAGCCGGAACGGGCCGCCGCCGACTTCACCGCCAGGTTGCTGGAGATCAGGGGGCGCGTTCACGGGGCACGGGTCGTTCCGGTAATTCTTGACGGAGAGAATGCATGGGAATACTATCCCGACAACGGCTACACGTTCTTGAGACGTCTCTACGGCATGATTGCCGAAACTCCGGGCCTTGAACCGGCAACTTTTTCCGAGGTCCTGGCCAGGGTCCCGGGAAGGCGGGTCATTACCCATATTCATCCCGGATCATGGATAAATGCCAACTATGGTGTGTGGGTAGGGCATCCCGAAGAAAACCTGGGGTGGGACTATCTGGCAAGGGCACGGGAGGCTGCTGTCGAGAACAACCCTACTGTTGCGGCACTTCTTGCCGGGAGGGGGCATGACGGGGCCGCCGCTGATGGAACTACGGCGCAACTGGTCTGCCAATCGCTCTATGCAGCTGAAGGGAGCGACTGGTTCTGGTGGTACGGCGATGACCACTTTTCTCCCCACAGTGACAGGTTCGATGCCCTTTTTCGCCGTCACCTGATGAATGTGTACCGCCTACTCGGCCTCGACGCGCCGCGCGAACTTTTCGAACCGATCAAGAAAAAGAGTCCGGCCGGTCTTGTCCGCGAGCCCGCAGCCTTGATTTCGCCGGTTATCAGCGGCATCGTGACCGATTATTTCGAGTGGCTGGCAGCGGGCCTCTATGATCTGACCAGGCAGTCGTCGGCCATGCACGCTGCTGAAAGCCTGATGCAATCCTTTTTCTACGGCTTTGACCGGAAATTCCTGTTTTTCAGGGTCGACGGCGTTCAATCCCTGGAAAAAACGATGCAGGCCGGAGATCGCTTGAATCTGCAGCTGATCCATGATAATGAATTCCGGTTGACCATGAGCCTGGGCGCGGATGAAGGCTCTCTGCTGGTGAAAAGCGAGGGGGAGTGGAGGGAAACCGGCACCCTCTGCCGCTGGAAGATAATCAAGATAGCCGAAGCAAGGGTTCCGCTTGAGATATTCAACCTGATGCCGGGGGACAAGCTCTTTGCCTTTGTCACGCTGATGCGCGGCGATGAGGAGCTGGGACGCTGGCCCACCGATGCCCCGCTCCTCATTAACTATGCGGGGCCGGACCTGGAACTGGAAACGTGGTTGATTTAGTAGCGGTCGGCGGTCGGCAGTCGGCAGTCGGCAGTCGGCAGTCGGAAGTCGGAAGTCGGAAGTCGGAAGTCGGAAGTCGGAAGTCGGAAGTCGGAAGTCGGAAGTCGGAAGTTGTGGTGATGACCATCGACTGCCGACCATTAACCATCGACCGCTTTTAACGACCATTAACTATCGACCGATTTTAAAGGAGTTTAAATGTCGGAATTACGCTGGGACCCTTTGAAGCTGCACTGGGTCATCATTGCTACGGAACGGGGGCGGCGGCCCCGTGATTTCCAGGTGGAGCAGCAAGAGGCGGAGATGACCAGCTGCCCTTTTTGTTACGGCAATGAGGACAAGACACCTGCCGAGATTTTTGCCATCCGTCCGTCCGGACCTGCCAACTCACCCAACTGGAAGGTCCGCGTCATTCCCAACAAGTATCCGGTGTTGCGCATCGAGGGCGAAATCAAGAGCAAGGGATACGGTCTTTACGATGTGATGACCGGTATCGGCGCCCATGAAGTAATCATCGAAACGCCGCAACACGAAAAGGGGCTTGCGGATTTGTCGGTGGCGGAGGTCACCGATGTTCTCATCGCCTACCGCGCCAGGTTCCTGGACCTGCGTCGCGACAGCCGCTTCCGTTACATGGTTCTGTTCAAGAACCACGGTGTCCGGGCCGGCGCTACCCTTGCCCATTCACACAGCCAGTTGATTGCCGTGCCGCTTACCCCTCCGGTGGCGGCAACGGAACTGAAGATCTGCCGTGATTTTTACGCCAACAAAGAGCGCTGCATATTCTGTGACTTGATAGATTTTGAGCTGACGTGCGGCGACAGGGTGGTGAAGGAATTTCCCAATTTCGTCAGCGTGACTCCCTACGCTTCCTGCTTTCCCTTTGAGTTGCGCCTTTATCCGAAAAAACACTCCCACGACTTCGCCATGATGGATGACGGCCAGTTGGCGGAACTGGCCGTAGCCATGAAGGACATGCTGTTACGACTGAAGACGGTGCTGAAGGACCCTCCCTATAACTTCATTCTCCACTCCGCGCCGCCGCAGCAACAACGTCTCGGCAAGCCTGAATACTGGGGGTCGCTGGAATACGACTATCACTGGCATATCGAGCTGGTGCCGCGATTGACCCAAATAGCCGGATTTGAGTGGGGGACCGGCTTTTACATTAACCCGACTTCGCCGGAGGATGCCGCTCTCTTCCTCCGGGAGGCGGAGATTTAGATGTCATATTTTTGCGAGGTTGTATGAAGATCCTGTTTGTAGCTTCCGAGGTCACACCCTTTGCCAAGACCGGCGGTCTTGCCGATGTGACGGCCGCTTTACCGAAAACCCTGAAAAAGCTCGGTCATGATGTGCGTATCATACTCCCGTTTTACAGTGAAGTGGAACGTGGCGGCCACGGCATCAGGAAAGGGCGGAAAAGCGTCGAGGCGGTCATTGACGGCGTAATGAAAAAGGGTCTCTTTCGCCATACTTCCCTTGGCGATATTCCCGTATATCTTATTGAAAACAAAGAATATTTTTCCCGCGACAACCTCTACGGCACGGCTGCGGGCGAGTATCCCGACAACCATCGCCGTTTTGCCTTTTTTTGTCGGGGCGTGCTCGACCTGCTGAAAAAGATGGATTTCCGACCTGACGTCATCCATTGCCACGACTGGCAGACGGCGCTGATTCCCCTCCTGCTCAGACGCGAGAAAGGTGAGGACCTGTTTTTCAGCAAAACAGGGGTCATGTTCACCATCCACAATCTTGCCTACCAGGGGCTGTTTGCCAAAGAGACCCTGGCTGAGATGGGGCTCGATTCTTCATATTTCACCATCGATTGCCTGGAGTATTACGGCAAGGTGAATCTGATGAAAGGGGCGATTCTTTCTGCCGACCTCATCACAACGGTTTCCGAGACCTATTGCCGGGAGATTCAGACCCCTGAATCGGGAAACGGTCTCGACGGGGTGCTTGGAGTGAGGAACGCCGATCTCCATGGCGTTCTCAACGGTCTTGACTATGATCTGTGGGATCCGGCGACTGACCGGGGCTTATACAAAAACTATTCGGTAACCGCCCCGGCAGGCAAGGCCGTCAACAAAAAGGGATTGCAGAAGCTCCTTGGCCTGGAACCTGCGGCGGATGTTCCGGTCATCGGCATCGTATCCCGTCTGACTGCGCAAAAGGGATTTGACCTTTTGGCAGAACTGATGCCGAAGTTTGTCCGGAGCCGTTTGCAGTTGGTAATACTCGGAACTGGTGACGAGAAATATCTGAAACTTTTGCAGGATATAAAGGCGCGCGGGGCGGGCAACATTTCGGTAAATATCGGCTTTCATCCGGAGCTGGCGCCGAAGATTTATGCCGGCAGCGATATCTTCCTCATGCCATCACATTACGAGCCGTGCGGTCTCGGGCAGATGATCGCACTGCGCTATGGCGCCGTTCCCCTGGTGCGAAAGACCGGTGGTCTGGCCGATACGGTCTTTGACGAGCAGGACGGGGCAACAGAACCTAATGGCTTTTCTTTTGAGGACTATACGCCGGAAGCCCTGTGGGAAACGGTGTCGCGGTCGTTGCAGGCCTTTGATGATAAGGGCGCATGGAAAAAGTTGATGAAGCGCGGGATGAGCTGTGATTATTCGTGGGATGCTTCTGCCCGGAGGTATGAGGAGCTGTACCGCCTCGCCCTCGCTAGAAAAGGGAGGTGACGCATGATGGACGAGAAAAACGACCTGGAACAGATTACCCAGGAAATCAGAAAGGTCATCGACAACAACAAAAAGTTTCTCGACCGTGTCTTTGATGAGGATTTCGAGTCGGAAGACGAGGGGGGCGTTGAGGCAGAGGCGTTCGAGGAGTTGTAATACGAAAAAGGCAAAAAGCCGCTCGAATCAGTAAGGTGCTGATGGAGCGGCTTTTTTGTTGCAGGATTATAATGCGGCATTGCACGATAGCATGTCTTTTTTCTCAGAGGACTCAATAATGGCGGATATGAAAGAGGCACTCGAAATGATGAAGGATATGGCATTGGAGCGTATTCGGATGCTGAAGGATGGAATCACGTTACATGACGATTTCAAAAGAGCTTATTATCTGCAGGAGTACGAGGCAAAGCTTTCAGAGATCAACAAGCTCATCAGGCGTCTCAAATTCAGGGTGATTCGCTTTCGATAGGCTTTTTGACGAAATTATTCTTGCCTCATCAAACTGTTTTGTGTCCAAGTGTACAAAAAACCCCGGGAATTGCTTCCCGGGGTTTTTTGTCATTAGTCGCTACTTTTCGTGTCTGCCGCTGCCGGGCACATCTTCGCCGCCGGCGCTATGGCATTCGCTGCAGTTGGTCTTATATATTTCGTCGCCGATGTCGACCGGATGGACGAAATTTTTGACCTGGGGGGCTCCTGCAGGAATATTTTCCTGCTTCTGTCCCAGAACCGTGTGGCAGAGGTTGCAGTCCTTGGAAATCACTTTTCCCTGGGCTGATTTATGTTTGCCGTCGTGGCAGCGGAAGCAGCCCGGCGTATAGAAGTGGCCGATATGGTTAGGATACGTGTTCCAGGACACTTTCATCTGTGGGAAGAAATTCCTGCGGTAAATCGCCTGGACTTCTACAACGGCTTTCTTGATTGCAGCTGCCTTCTCGGCGGCAACTTTGGGGTAGTTCTTGTTGTAGTAATCCTGAATTCCGCCAGCAATGGATGTATTTGCCTCTTCCGTGGTTTTGTATGGTTTGGTGAGAAGTTCAACCGCTACTTTCTTGACGTAGGGGAGGGCGGAGTCAATGTGGCCGCTGACAAAGTTTTCATCCATCTCCTGGCTCGGCGAACGGTAGATGTGGGTCGGCCGGTTGTGGCAATCGGTGCAGTCCATGAGGCGCTTGTTCGCCTTGGCGATCTCGTCCCTGGTGAGGGGCTTTTCGGTGCTCATGTATTCGGTTATTTTGCCGTCCTTTTCTTTAACGGAAATATACGGGATGTTCAGGCGCTTTTTGTCGGTAGCGATATAGGTGACCTCGCTGCCGATATGCCAGTGGATACCCTTTGCATGGGGCGACTTGGGCACACCGCCAATGTTGATCAGCATGTTTATTTCACGCGGGGTGTTGGCCTCATTGGGTGCATAGTGGTAAAATACTTTCTGACGCCCGGCATAGAACTTTTCCGGCCAGTGGCAATGCTCACAAGTGTCGCGGGCCGGACGCAGATTCTCGATCGGAGTCTCAATGGTCTCGGGATAGGTATGGAAGAGAACCGCATAGAGCTGGCGCAAGCCGGATATCTTGGCTTTCACGTACCAGGCGGCGCCGGGGCCCACATGACACTCAACGCACTTAACCTTGGCATGGGGAGAATTGCCCCAGGCGGTATGCTCCGGCTCCATCACCACGTGGCAGAGCTCGCCGCAGAAGGTGGTTGATTCCGTGAACTCAAACCCTTTGATGGAAGCGATCGAAACAATCAGGACAAAGATGATGGAGGCAAGGATGAAAAAGATGAACAGGTGCCGCCGGTGGGGAACGTTGAGATCGAGACGCGGATAGGGTGGAATCTCGACATCACCCTGTTTGCGACGTTCGTTCCTTACCCGGTAAGCACCGATCGGCACAAGCAGGAGCCCGAAAATGAGCATGCCGGGGAACAGAAAGTAGGTCATCAACCCAAGGTACGGCTTTTCCACCCCCGTAATGAATTCAAAGGACAGAAAGGCGATAATCAGGCCGGTGGCCGTTACAGCCAGAATCATGCCGATGAGGCTGATCATGTTCCAGGCGTACCCGGCGGTTTTTCTAATTGGCATAGTTCCTCCCTCGTTGTCTGGAGCTAAAAAATCGGATAACTCTACTATGCAAACACTGTTTTGTCAAAAAAAAGAAATTTCATTTACATATCTTAACTACGGTCATGACAAACCTTTCCGGCCGTTAACAATTTAATGAAAAAGATAGTTGCAAAGCTGTAAAAACGGCGTAAACTAAACAGTGTTATATTCCCACCCACATGCCGTGCACCTTGGGATTGCATGGCGCCAGCCGCTTGTGCGGAGTAAAGGAGGATGAGCCTGTGAAGAATCATGTTTGGCGACCGCTCTATGTGGCGCTGCTTGTCGTTGCGGCAATCCTGGTACTGAGAAAAGTGCTCGTGCCTGCGGATTTCGGCGTCGGGAAACGGGGTTACATGTATGGCTGGCATCGCGCGGGTAACGAGGCGGACTGGAAGGCTGTCAAGGTCAAGTACCGCTCGGCGGAGTACTGCAAGGAATGCCACCGGGACAAGTATGACGACATCAAGGCCTCACCCCACGCAAACATCGACTGCGAAAACTGCCACGGCCCTGCCCTGGGGCACCCCGCAGACCCGCCGACCCTGACCATCGACCGGAACCGGGAACTCTGCGCCAGGTGTCATTTCTACCTCCCTTACAAGACAAGCGGTCGGGGGAGCATCCGTGGCATAAACCCTGCCACCCATCATCCCGAGGCCGAGTGCGTCATGTGTCACTATCCGCATAATCCGAAATTGGAGGGGCGAAAATGATCACACGCAGAAACTTTTGCAAAAAAACCATGCTCCTGGTGGGTGGCATGGCTGTGCCGCTGGCAGCTTTAGAATTGTTCGACCCGAAAAAACTGCTGGCCGACAAATCTGACAAGGACAAGGTCCGTTGGGTCTTTCTGGTCGACACCACCAAGTGCGTCGGCTGTGGCTTCTGCGTCAAGTCCTGCAAAATTGAAAACGAAGTCCCCTATGACGCCAACGTGACGCGCACCTGGGTCGAACGTTACATCATCACCAAGGACGGGGCAACGCACATCGACTCGCCCAAGGGAGCCAGGGACGGGTTTGAAACTTCACAGATCGACCTTGGCGAGGGGAAATTCCTCGACATCAAAAAAGAGGACATCAGCAAGGCCTTTTTTGTGCCGAAACTCTGCAACCAGTGCGACAATCCGCCCTGTGTGCAGGTCTGCCCGGTCGGGGCCACCTATCAGACCGAGGATGGGGTAGTGCTTGTGGACCGATCATGGTGCATTGGCTGCGGCTACTGCATCATGGGATGCCCTTACGGGGTACGCTTCTTCCACCCGGTCTACCGCGTGGCGGAGAAATGCAACTTCTGCTACCACCGTATCACGAAAGGGATGAAGACCGCCTGTGTCGACGCCTGCGCCTTCGGCGCCCGTCAAATAGGCAACCTCAAGAACCCCGATGACCCGGTTACGAAGATCATCATGACCGAGCGGGTAAATGTCCTGAAGGAAGAGTACGGCACCAAGCCTCAGGTTTTTTACCTGGGGCTGACCAAGGAGGTTAAATAGCCATGGTACACGGAGAATTATGGACTGTTAAAGAACTGTTCGTCTATCCGAATGAATACATCTACTGGACTATCCAGATTGTCATGTACCCGTTCATGACCGGTCTGGTGGCCGGCGCCTTCGTGCTCTCCTCTCTCTACCACGTATTTGGCGTGACACAACTGAAAGGTATCGCCAGGTTCTCCCTGGTATTCTCCTTTGCCCTGCTGCCGGTGGCAATGCTGCCGCTCATGCTCCATTTGCTGCAACCGCAGCGAGGGATCGAGGTCATGATGACCCCCCACTTCACTTCGGCCATCGCTGCCTTCGGCATTGTCTTTTCCACCTACGGCATGATCGTCGCCTCGGAACTCTGGTTTGTCTACCGCAAGCACTTTGTGGAAACTGCCATGGAACTTCGCCAACTCGGCGACCGGACCTTTAGCCAGCACCTCAGGCATCTCCTCTTCTCAGCCCTGACCCTGGGGGCCATGGATATCAGCGAGCACGCCCTGGAAAAGGATGAAAAGGCGGTCAAGATTCTGGCCGGCATCGGTATCCCGGTAGCCTGTTTTCTCCATGGCTACGCCGGTTTCATCTTCGGCTCGGTCAAGGCCAACGCCCTCTGGATGACCCCGCTCATGCCGGTTATTTTTATCTGCTCCGCGGTTGTGTCGGGGATTGCCCTCTGCATGCTCACCTACATCGTTACCATGGAGGCACGCAAGCTTATTGCCGCCTGGAAAAGGAAGCAGTACCCGGAGCTTCCATCTCCGGAAGAACTGAAGAGTGCGGAAGTCCACGTGGTAACCATGACAGCCAAGTACCTGATCATGTTCCTGATCCTGGCCATCACCCTGGAACTCCTCGACCTGATCTTCCGCGGCTACACGGCGGTCAAGTCCTGGGACATCCTGCGCAGCGTCATCTACGGCAGGGACTTCGTAAATATCTTTGTCATCCAGTATGGCATGGGGAACCTCGTCCCCTTCATCATCTTTCTCCTCCCCCGTCTCACCATCAAACGGGCCGTGGCCGGCACCCTCATGGTGCTGCTCGGGGTCTTCATGATGCGCTGGAACGTGGTCATTGGCGGTCAGGCATTCTCTTCGTCGTTCGCCGGTTTCATGCATTACCACCTCCCCATCTGGCCCCATGACATGGAAACCTTCAAGGAGGGGCTTTTCGGCGCACTGACCGTCATCGTCACCCCCTTTATCCTGTTCTGGTTCCTCGACAAGGTTATGCCGGTTTTCAAGGAGACCCATTGACCGACGGCACCTTCCCCCGGTTACCCGGCGGGAGGCCCTATTTATACAGCAGGGCCTCCCGCAGACCCACGTCTATGCAATGGCATGAGCAGAAGTGAGTCGGGCAGGTACTTTCCGTGACCCGACCGCAGCAGAGGAGGGATTCATGGCAACAGATGCATCATCCCTGGAATGTCGGATCGAACAGCTCACCGCTCAAATGCAGGCGCTCACCGAACGGGTAGAACAGCTTGCGGCACTGCTCGACATGCCTGAGGCTGTCATTCCGGCAACAACGCCCCTCCAATCTCTCCCGCGCCCCACCCTGCAGCCTGCCGAACCCACCCCCCCTGCCGAGGAGTTCCCCCTCGGCGAACCAGAGGATGTCTCGGAAGAAATCCTCACCTGGGCTGGTCGGGCTTACTTCCTCACCCGCCTCTCCACCCTCTGCTTCCTCCTCGTGGTTGCGCTGATCCTGCGCACGGTAACCGACAACAACCTCATCAACACCCTGGCAGGTTCCATCCTGGGGATGAGCTACGCTGCCGTACTGATGCTGTTCGGCGGCTATAAATATGAGAAGAAAAGTCCTTTGGCGCCGGTGTTCTCCGCCTGCGGCGCGGTATTGATGAGTACCATTGTGGTGGAAACCCATAGCCGTTTCGCGTCGCTCCCCCTGGTCCCCGCCTATTTCACCCTGATGTTGACCGGCATGGGCATGGCATTTGTCAGCTACCGCTACAAGGCCCTGCTCCCCATTTCACTAGGGACTCTCGGCATGTGCCTGGCAGGGGCGGCGATCGACTATCCGCGCCCGTTCTTTCCCTATTTGGCCATGGTACTCCTGACCGCCAACATCCTCGGTTATTTTGCCGCCCAATTAAAACGCTGCTCCTGGCTCCGCTGGATAATTCTCATTGTCACCATGGTCATGCTCCACCTGTGGGCCTTCCGTCTGGGGATGGCCCTCCTGCGCAAGGAAACACCCCCTCCGGAGCTGGCCATGCCGTGGTTTCTCCCCGTCCTCGCTGTTTTTGCTGCGGTCTACCTGACACTCGCTTGCCTCGGGATCGTAAGGAGCGGTAGCGAACGGATTTCCCGGTTCGACTTCAGCCTCCCCACCCTTAATGCAGCCTGGGCTTTTAGCGCTGCCTTCTATGTGGTTAACGCAGGAGGAATGAGCAAGTTTCTGCTCGGCGGAATTGGCATAGCGGCAGCGATTGGCCACCTGGGGATGACCTTCTGGCTGGCTGACCGGAAGATGCCCGGAGCTCCCGGCACGAACTCCTTTGCCTTTGCCGGAATTGCACTGCTGGCCCTTGCGCTCCCCGTCGCAACCGGCAATTTCGTACTTTCGCTGCCGGCAATGTCCGTGGTAGCGTTCTTCATGTCCATTCTGTCACGGAAATGGCAAAACGGGGGAGTCCGCGCCACCATGTACCTGGCTGAGATCTATGCATGCCTGGCACTGGCGGCGTCACTCCAGGGGCAGAGTCCGAACGGATCGGATGTCGTCAATATCATTCCGGCCGGACTACTGGCCGTCATTTGCCTGCTCCATTACCAGTGGTGCCGAGAGTGGCCGCCACCCGCCACCTCGACTGTTTTTTCACGGTTCGACAGACACGACACGAGTGCCGTGGCCCTTCTGCTCGGCTCGCTGGCCAGTGCCTTCTTCATGGTGAGGATAATTATCAACCAGACCCTTGCCATCTATTTCGCCGCAGGTGACACAACAGGCATTTTCCGCTGCAGCCAGTCCGTTCTAATCAATGCCGCCGCCGCAGGAATCATGCTGTTTGCGTTTATCCGCAAGAACAAGGAACTGCGCAACGTCTCCATTCTCGTCACGGTTATCGGCGGGATCAAAGTCTTCCTCTACGACCTCCTCGGCACCCATGGCGTACCGCTCGTCATCAGCGTCTTTACCTTCGGCCTGGCGGCTGCGCTCGAATCGGTGGCTCTGGGGCGCTGGCAACAAATCAAAAGGGAGCCCCCCGCGGTGTAAACCATGCGGCGCCCACCCGGCGCCTGACTATTACCCCCTCATGTACCTGAAGCGCCTGAAAGTTAAGAGAGAATCATTATGGTGGCAATTGACAATTACCCCGGCATCTGCTAGCTTTAACAAAGCTCGGTACTGCCGAAACCTTCATCCACGGCCGCTTAGACCTGCTGCCGTCCCCCTCCACCGCAGACCGATATCAATTCTCAACTGTAGCTACGGAGCCAGCAACATGTCGAAAAAACTTTTTATCCCCGGGCCGATCGAGGTTGCGCCGGAGATCCTCGAAGCCATGGCTACCCCCATGATCGGCCACCGGATGCCGGAATATGCCAGGCTGCACAAAGGGGTGACGGATAAGCTGAAAGAGTTGCTGTTTACCCGGGAGAAGGTCTTTCTTGCCACTTCCAGCGCCTTCGGCGTCATGGAGGGAGCGGTGAGAAACCTTGTCGGCAAACGCTGCGCCAACTTTTGCAACGGCGCCTTTTCCGATAAATGGCATGATGTTACCAGGCGCTGCGGCAAAGAGGCCGATGCCATCAAAGTGGAGTGGGGAGAGCCGATTACCCCCGAACTGGTGGATGCGACCCTGGCCAGCGGCAAGTATGACGCCATAACCTTGATCCACAACGAGACCTCCACCGGCGTCATGTCGCCGCTGCCGGAAATTGCCGCAGTGCTGCGCAAGTACCCTGACGTGGTGTCTATCATCGATACGGTTTCTTCCATGAGCGCGGTGAAGATTCCGCTTGACGAACTGGGAATCGACTGCTGCATCTTCGGTGTACAGAAAGCCTTTGCCCTGCCGCCGGGGCTTGCCGTGTTCACTGCCAGCAACAAAGCCCTGGAACGGTGCAAAACAATCGAAGGGCGCGGCTATTATTTCGACTTTCTCGAATTTGCCGCTGCTGACGAGAAGGACAATACCCCCTCCACCCCCTGCATATCCCTGATTTATGCCCTGGACCGCCAATTGGAGCGGATTTTTGCCGAAGGTTTTGAAAAACGCTGGCAACGGCACCGGGAACTGGCCGAGTATGTCAGAGGATGGGTGTCGGAGCGGGGGTTCGGTTTCCTGGCTGCCGAGCCGTACCGGTCCCTGACGCTCACTTGTGCAGTGAACAGCAGGGACATCGATCTGGCTGAGTTGAAAAAAAGACTAGGCGAACGGAATTACGCATTTGACAACGGCTACGGCAAGCTGAAAGGAAAAACATTCCGCATCGCCCATATGGGCGATATGCAGCTGGCCGATTTACAGGATTTTACCGGGCAGATAGACGATATTCTGAAGTCGATGGCTTGATTTTTCGGTTGAGTCGTTATGCACCGTCTTCCGATAAAGGGAGGATTTATGCGGGTCACGGCACTATTGATCGGGTTTTTTCTGGTTATCACCGCTTCTTTGGCAACTGGCGAGGAGAAGACGCCGGTAGTCGCCGAACGGGTGCTTGTTGCGGAAATCCTCAAGGCTTACGGCGGAGAGCAGTCGCTGGGGAAGATCAGGACTGTTTTCGCCAAAGGCCACATCGATGCGTTCATGCAGGGTGATGAAGGCACGTCAACCCGTTATTTTCAACGGCCGAGAAAGCTGCGGGCGGAACTGGTCTATAAAAACTCTGCGGAAACCCGGATATTGAACGGCTCTCACGGATGGCGGCGCTCCAACAACAAACCGACGGCCGAGGTGATCGGTCCTCCCTTTCTCGGCATGGTTTATCAGTACAAATATCTGGACTTGCCCTTCG
This genomic window contains:
- the nrfD gene encoding NrfD/PsrC family molybdoenzyme membrane anchor subunit — its product is MVHGELWTVKELFVYPNEYIYWTIQIVMYPFMTGLVAGAFVLSSLYHVFGVTQLKGIARFSLVFSFALLPVAMLPLMLHLLQPQRGIEVMMTPHFTSAIAAFGIVFSTYGMIVASELWFVYRKHFVETAMELRQLGDRTFSQHLRHLLFSALTLGAMDISEHALEKDEKAVKILAGIGIPVACFLHGYAGFIFGSVKANALWMTPLMPVIFICSAVVSGIALCMLTYIVTMEARKLIAAWKRKQYPELPSPEELKSAEVHVVTMTAKYLIMFLILAITLELLDLIFRGYTAVKSWDILRSVIYGRDFVNIFVIQYGMGNLVPFIIFLLPRLTIKRAVAGTLMVLLGVFMMRWNVVIGGQAFSSSFAGFMHYHLPIWPHDMETFKEGLFGALTVIVTPFILFWFLDKVMPVFKETH
- a CDS encoding DUF2339 domain-containing protein codes for the protein MATDASSLECRIEQLTAQMQALTERVEQLAALLDMPEAVIPATTPLQSLPRPTLQPAEPTPPAEEFPLGEPEDVSEEILTWAGRAYFLTRLSTLCFLLVVALILRTVTDNNLINTLAGSILGMSYAAVLMLFGGYKYEKKSPLAPVFSACGAVLMSTIVVETHSRFASLPLVPAYFTLMLTGMGMAFVSYRYKALLPISLGTLGMCLAGAAIDYPRPFFPYLAMVLLTANILGYFAAQLKRCSWLRWIILIVTMVMLHLWAFRLGMALLRKETPPPELAMPWFLPVLAVFAAVYLTLACLGIVRSGSERISRFDFSLPTLNAAWAFSAAFYVVNAGGMSKFLLGGIGIAAAIGHLGMTFWLADRKMPGAPGTNSFAFAGIALLALALPVATGNFVLSLPAMSVVAFFMSILSRKWQNGGVRATMYLAEIYACLALAASLQGQSPNGSDVVNIIPAGLLAVICLLHYQWCREWPPPATSTVFSRFDRHDTSAVALLLGSLASAFFMVRIIINQTLAIYFAAGDTTGIFRCSQSVLINAAAAGIMLFAFIRKNKELRNVSILVTVIGGIKVFLYDLLGTHGVPLVISVFTFGLAAALESVALGRWQQIKREPPAV
- a CDS encoding pyridoxal-phosphate-dependent aminotransferase family protein — encoded protein: MSKKLFIPGPIEVAPEILEAMATPMIGHRMPEYARLHKGVTDKLKELLFTREKVFLATSSAFGVMEGAVRNLVGKRCANFCNGAFSDKWHDVTRRCGKEADAIKVEWGEPITPELVDATLASGKYDAITLIHNETSTGVMSPLPEIAAVLRKYPDVVSIIDTVSSMSAVKIPLDELGIDCCIFGVQKAFALPPGLAVFTASNKALERCKTIEGRGYYFDFLEFAAADEKDNTPSTPCISLIYALDRQLERIFAEGFEKRWQRHRELAEYVRGWVSERGFGFLAAEPYRSLTLTCAVNSRDIDLAELKKRLGERNYAFDNGYGKLKGKTFRIAHMGDMQLADLQDFTGQIDDILKSMA